The Aequorivita sublithincola DSM 14238 genome window below encodes:
- a CDS encoding STAS/SEC14 domain-containing protein has protein sequence MFTVVNGLPEDILGILISGKTTKEDYDQLNPLLEKHKMEHGTIKFYVEIDELQYTAKAMWEDFKDGLHYWRDIKFVALVTDKGWLEKTMEVFGAIIPGMKVKGFDLNERQEALNWLKTQKE, from the coding sequence ATGTTCACTGTTGTTAACGGACTTCCTGAAGATATTTTAGGAATACTGATTTCCGGAAAAACCACAAAAGAAGATTATGATCAACTAAATCCACTATTGGAAAAGCACAAAATGGAACACGGAACCATTAAGTTTTATGTTGAAATTGACGAACTACAATATACGGCAAAAGCCATGTGGGAAGATTTTAAGGATGGTCTGCATTATTGGCGCGATATAAAATTCGTAGCCCTTGTTACAGATAAAGGTTGGTTAGAAAAAACAATGGAGGTATTTGGAGCTATAATTCCTGGAATGAAGGTAAAAGGCTTTGATCTGAACGAACGCCAAGAAGCCTTAAACTGGTTGAAAACCCAAAAGGAGTAA
- a CDS encoding DUF1569 domain-containing protein, with product MKSLFDTEALSDTRNRLNNLSESSEKQWGKMTAGQMLHHCQGPFNIMLEKVDYGLKPNFLAKLFFKKMFYNDTPYRKNLPTAKFLKEADPRDFNTEKQKLNELLDEFESQRNREEWKAHPGFGYFTKQQWGQMQYKHLDHHFRQFGV from the coding sequence ATGAAATCACTTTTTGACACTGAAGCTTTATCTGATACCCGTAATAGATTGAACAACCTTTCCGAAAGCTCCGAAAAACAATGGGGCAAAATGACTGCTGGACAAATGCTACACCACTGCCAAGGTCCTTTTAATATTATGTTGGAAAAAGTTGATTATGGACTTAAACCGAACTTTCTAGCTAAGTTATTCTTCAAAAAAATGTTTTATAACGACACTCCTTATCGTAAAAATTTACCAACTGCAAAGTTTTTGAAAGAAGCTGATCCAAGAGATTTTAATACTGAAAAGCAGAAGCTAAACGAATTATTAGATGAGTTTGAGAGTCAAAGAAATCGTGAAGAATGGAAAGCACATCCTGGGTTTGGTTACTTCACAAAACAGCAATGGGGACAGATGCAGTATAAGCATTTGGACCATCATTTTAGGCAGTTTGGGGTTTGA
- a CDS encoding GatB/YqeY domain-containing protein, which produces MSLQEKVMEAMKAAMKAKDTQSLEALRSIKSAMLLAQTETGSKMDLSEEDELKLLQKQVKQRKDSAAIYTDQNRPDLAEPELLQAKVIEQFLPQQLSEEEVSRIVDQVISETGASSMADMGKVMGLVSAKLAGKADGKTISTAVKTRLS; this is translated from the coding sequence ATGAGCTTACAAGAAAAGGTAATGGAGGCGATGAAAGCCGCAATGAAAGCGAAAGACACGCAATCTTTAGAGGCTTTGCGTTCCATAAAATCTGCCATGCTTTTGGCACAAACCGAAACAGGTTCTAAGATGGATTTGTCTGAAGAAGATGAACTGAAATTACTTCAAAAACAAGTAAAACAACGAAAGGACAGTGCTGCAATTTACACAGATCAAAACCGTCCAGACCTTGCGGAACCAGAATTGCTTCAAGCAAAGGTTATAGAGCAGTTTTTGCCACAACAATTAAGTGAAGAAGAAGTAAGTAGGATTGTAGATCAAGTTATCTCTGAAACAGGAGCCTCATCAATGGCAGATATGGGAAAAGTAATGGGACTGGTAAGTGCTAAACTTGCTGGTAAAGCAGATGGAAAAACCATTTCTACAGCAGTAAAGACTAGGCTTTCGTAA
- the ftsA gene encoding cell division protein FtsA — protein sequence MENDNIAVGLDIGTTKIVAMIGRKNDYGKMEVLGIGKAKSLGVHRGVVNNITQTIQSIQQAVQDAETSSGLKIKEVVVGIAGQHIRSLQHSDYITRPNGEDVIKEEDIDRLCNQVHKLVMLPGEEILHVLPQDFKVDGQAEVKEPIGMYGARLEANFHVVVGQVSSIRNVGRCIKSAGLELSAITLEPLASAKAVLSQEEKEAGVALIDIGGGTTDLAIFKDGIIRHTAVIPFGGNVITEDIKEGCSIIEKQAELLKIKFGSAWPGENKDNEIVSIPGLRGREPKEISLKNLSKIIHARVIEIIEQAYMEIKNYGHEDQKKKLIAGIVLTGGGAQLQHIKQLVEYITGMDTRIGYPNEHLAGDSDAETTSPMYATAVGLVLNSLESKEKSSLMKRFSHEESSSEKVKTSETVENDTETDSETIKESKSDKKDKKEKESKSSKKFFDKWAEKFKEFLDNAE from the coding sequence ATGGAAAACGATAATATTGCTGTAGGATTAGATATTGGAACAACCAAAATAGTTGCTATGATTGGTCGTAAAAACGATTATGGTAAAATGGAGGTTTTGGGAATCGGGAAAGCCAAAAGTCTTGGTGTGCACCGCGGTGTTGTTAACAATATTACCCAAACCATTCAGTCCATTCAGCAGGCTGTTCAGGATGCTGAAACTTCTTCAGGTTTGAAGATTAAAGAAGTGGTTGTAGGTATTGCCGGTCAGCATATACGTAGTCTTCAGCATAGCGATTACATTACTCGGCCTAATGGCGAAGATGTTATTAAAGAAGAAGATATAGACCGTCTTTGCAACCAAGTTCACAAATTGGTAATGCTTCCTGGCGAAGAAATACTGCACGTTTTACCACAAGATTTTAAAGTTGATGGCCAAGCCGAAGTAAAAGAACCCATCGGAATGTACGGCGCGCGTTTGGAAGCAAATTTCCACGTGGTTGTTGGACAGGTTTCCTCTATCAGAAACGTGGGAAGATGTATTAAAAGTGCTGGATTGGAACTTTCAGCAATCACTTTAGAGCCATTGGCTTCCGCAAAAGCAGTTTTGAGCCAAGAGGAAAAAGAAGCTGGAGTGGCCTTGATTGACATAGGAGGTGGAACGACTGATTTAGCAATTTTTAAAGACGGAATCATTCGCCATACAGCGGTAATTCCTTTCGGCGGAAATGTAATTACTGAGGACATAAAAGAAGGTTGCTCCATCATTGAAAAGCAGGCAGAATTGCTGAAAATTAAATTCGGCTCCGCTTGGCCAGGGGAAAATAAGGATAATGAAATAGTTTCAATTCCGGGTCTTCGAGGTAGAGAACCAAAGGAAATAAGTCTTAAAAACCTTTCAAAAATAATTCACGCTCGCGTTATCGAAATCATCGAGCAAGCGTATATGGAAATTAAAAATTACGGTCACGAAGATCAAAAAAAGAAACTAATTGCAGGAATTGTGCTTACCGGTGGTGGTGCACAACTTCAACACATTAAGCAATTGGTTGAATATATTACTGGAATGGATACGCGTATCGGTTATCCAAACGAGCATTTGGCTGGCGATAGCGATGCCGAAACCACGAGCCCAATGTACGCCACCGCCGTAGGTTTGGTATTGAACAGCTTAGAAAGCAAAGAAAAATCTTCTCTAATGAAGCGTTTCTCCCACGAAGAATCTTCATCTGAAAAAGTGAAGACATCAGAAACAGTTGAAAATGATACAGAAACAGATTCTGAAACTATAAAAGAATCAAAATCTGATAAAAAAGATAAAAAAGAAAAAGAATCAAAATCCTCAAAAAAGTTTTTTGATAAATGGGCGGAGAAATTCAAGGAATTCCTTGACAACGCCGAGTAA
- the radC gene encoding RadC family protein — translation MEENNSFSIKNWNADDRPREKMLLKGRIALSDAELIAILIGSGSRNESAVSLSQRILAVANNNLSELGKLSIPELMEFKGIGEAKAISIAAAMELGRRRRTGEALERKKITSSNSVFEYVQPIIGELPHEEFWILYLNNSNKIIKSAQLSKGGITGTVVDVRLAFKEALQLGAVGIILAHNHPSGTLKPSQADIQLTKKLKIAGDSLDIKVLDHLIITEKAYFSFADENML, via the coding sequence TTGGAAGAAAACAATTCCTTTTCCATAAAAAACTGGAACGCAGACGACCGTCCGCGCGAAAAAATGTTGCTAAAAGGGCGAATTGCCCTTAGCGATGCAGAACTAATTGCCATACTAATTGGTTCTGGCAGCCGCAACGAAAGCGCCGTTTCGTTAAGTCAACGTATTTTGGCTGTCGCAAATAATAATTTGAGCGAACTTGGAAAACTATCCATTCCTGAATTAATGGAATTCAAAGGTATAGGTGAAGCAAAAGCAATAAGTATAGCCGCTGCGATGGAATTGGGTAGAAGAAGACGAACAGGCGAAGCTTTAGAACGAAAAAAAATTACCTCCAGCAACTCTGTTTTTGAATATGTGCAACCCATTATCGGCGAACTTCCACACGAAGAGTTTTGGATTCTTTATCTCAACAACTCAAACAAAATTATTAAAAGCGCCCAACTCAGTAAAGGAGGAATAACAGGAACTGTGGTAGATGTTCGACTTGCGTTTAAGGAAGCCTTACAACTTGGAGCCGTGGGAATTATTTTGGCGCACAACCACCCTTCAGGCACCTTGAAACCGAGCCAAGCAGACATTCAACTGACCAAAAAACTGAAAATCGCTGGCGACAGTTTAGACATAAAAGTGTTGGATCACCTTATAATTACTGAAAAAGCGTACTTTAGCTTTGCCGATGAAAATATGCTGTAA
- a CDS encoding GIY-YIG nuclease family protein — protein MYYVYVLKSLKDGRLYKGMTLNLDERIIQHNSGKNKSTKGFIPWFLIYFEEFEFRKDARVREKYFKSGVGREYLHRKLRS, from the coding sequence ATGTATTACGTATACGTTTTAAAGAGCTTAAAAGATGGTCGACTTTATAAAGGAATGACTTTGAATTTAGATGAACGTATTATTCAACATAATTCAGGTAAAAATAAATCCACGAAAGGATTTATTCCTTGGTTCTTAATTTATTTTGAAGAATTTGAATTCAGGAAAGATGCTAGAGTTCGTGAAAAATATTTTAAGTCGGGTGTTGGTAGAGAGTATTTACATAGAAAGTTGAGAAGTTAG
- a CDS encoding DUF7033 domain-containing protein, whose translation MLLIYTQKLTPRISYIFKHICLRVLSIEIEFTSVIEEFIAHAGPKISYGKKPLGNELFFQSYGLLEQQGFESVEIAVKKWGNTFGFFSVSNLSTLPFDIFSSSFYMISRYEEYLPHVKDEMGRFMASESLAFKEGFIHQPIVDIWVYLFKDKLSQTFPEIEFPQKKITIHPVIEAAQPYAYKQKGLFRSSVGYVDSVFHGKFRNIISRIQVNLGLKRDPLDTFKWLVNIANRSNFKLTVFFLLGNALSFTESMNTHRQKFKMLIKFVSDYKDVGLIFSYNSLNDYEMLKSEKRRMQEITNRSLASSMNSEFLVNLPDIYRHLVELEVKRDFTMVFRNTVGFRAGTCTPFLFYDLDYEIKTPLLIHPSAMTTLAFQKKYASDIEKTVNNIIKAIAEVNGTFTMIFSNKDFSSEESNKVWRTIFSEKLQEYAE comes from the coding sequence ATGCTGTTAATCTACACCCAAAAACTTACTCCTCGAATTTCATACATTTTTAAGCATATTTGCCTGCGTGTATTAAGCATAGAAATTGAGTTCACTTCTGTTATAGAAGAATTTATAGCGCATGCCGGTCCAAAAATATCTTATGGCAAAAAGCCTTTAGGAAATGAACTTTTCTTCCAAAGTTATGGGCTTTTAGAACAACAAGGTTTTGAGTCTGTTGAAATAGCTGTAAAAAAATGGGGCAATACGTTTGGCTTTTTTTCCGTCTCCAATTTAAGCACTTTACCGTTTGATATTTTTTCGTCAAGTTTTTATATGATTTCGCGCTACGAAGAATATCTTCCGCACGTAAAAGATGAAATGGGGCGCTTTATGGCTTCAGAAAGTTTGGCATTTAAAGAAGGATTTATTCATCAACCCATTGTAGATATTTGGGTCTATTTATTCAAAGACAAGCTTTCGCAGACCTTTCCAGAGATAGAATTTCCGCAGAAAAAAATCACAATCCATCCCGTTATTGAAGCTGCGCAACCTTATGCCTACAAGCAAAAAGGTTTGTTCCGTTCGTCTGTAGGTTATGTGGATAGCGTTTTTCACGGAAAATTTCGAAATATAATTTCTCGAATTCAAGTAAATCTTGGGCTTAAACGCGATCCTTTAGATACTTTTAAATGGCTTGTTAACATAGCAAATCGGAGCAATTTCAAGCTTACTGTTTTCTTTCTTTTGGGCAATGCGCTGTCGTTTACTGAAAGTATGAACACACATAGGCAGAAGTTTAAAATGCTTATCAAGTTTGTTTCAGATTATAAAGATGTTGGGCTCATTTTTTCATATAATTCCTTAAACGATTATGAAATGTTGAAAAGCGAAAAGCGCAGAATGCAGGAAATTACCAATCGTTCGCTCGCAAGTTCTATGAATTCAGAGTTTCTGGTAAATCTGCCTGATATTTACCGCCATTTGGTAGAATTAGAAGTGAAGCGCGATTTTACAATGGTGTTTCGCAATACTGTAGGTTTCCGCGCTGGAACTTGCACGCCTTTTCTTTTTTACGATTTGGATTATGAAATAAAAACGCCGTTACTTATTCATCCTTCGGCTATGACTACATTGGCGTTTCAGAAAAAGTATGCTTCAGATATTGAAAAAACGGTAAATAATATTATAAAAGCGATTGCAGAAGTAAATGGTACTTTTACCATGATTTTCTCCAACAAAGATTTTTCTTCAGAAGAAAGCAACAAAGTCTGGCGTACTATTTTTTCAGAAAAACTACAGGAATATGCAGAATAA
- the ftsZ gene encoding cell division protein FtsZ produces MSSKKTEFDNISFDLPKNQSNVIKVIGVGGGGSNAINHMFSQGIKGVDFVICNTDSQALENSPVPNKIQLGVSLTEGLGAGANPKVGEQSAVESMEEIRSMLTTNTKMIFITAGMGGGTGTGAAPIIAKMAKDMDILTVGIVTIPFQFEGKTRNEQAHIGVEKLRQNVDSLVVINNNKLREVYGNLGFKAGFSKADEVLATAARGIAEVITHHYTQNIDLRDAKTVLANSGTAIMGSSTASGANRAKEAIGRALDSPLLNDNKIKGAKNVLLLIVSGSDEITIDEIGEISDHIQNEAGHSANIIMGVGEEESLEGSISITVIATGFNFEQQNEIVNTETKKIIHTLEDEQKSEHNLTPKSTGTSVNLPQKSMPSQTQTEAPVVKHTLFDNEEIEEKLPFEGYIKTSELLKNLGVSFEEFEIEDIETYNQVEVNKINVNEFVIIETPKKQDEEKKTSIETASEEMEDQILMFDMPINVSPKRTLEQDKKDERVYLDLEEIEVKDHVEIIPITEVTGGGIKRYSLDDYQEVEDRLNSAKPSKAVNMDDEDEEIIFEKRTVSEPDSKEEDSKDEDPLNSPIAKILSDRTEERKRKMKEFNYKFKNSPSRIDEIEKQPAYKRMGIDLNETKNEPNISRTSINTEDDEIELRKNNSFLHDNVD; encoded by the coding sequence ATGAGCAGCAAAAAAACAGAATTTGACAACATTTCCTTCGATCTGCCAAAGAACCAATCCAATGTGATTAAGGTGATAGGTGTAGGCGGCGGCGGAAGTAACGCCATTAACCATATGTTCAGTCAGGGCATAAAAGGAGTAGATTTTGTAATCTGCAACACAGATTCACAAGCTTTGGAAAACAGTCCGGTACCAAACAAAATTCAATTGGGAGTTTCCTTGACCGAAGGTTTGGGCGCTGGTGCAAATCCAAAAGTTGGCGAGCAATCTGCAGTGGAAAGTATGGAGGAAATTCGCAGTATGCTAACTACCAATACCAAAATGATTTTCATCACAGCCGGAATGGGCGGTGGTACGGGTACAGGTGCAGCGCCGATTATTGCAAAAATGGCAAAGGATATGGATATTCTAACTGTAGGGATTGTAACCATTCCATTTCAATTTGAAGGCAAGACCAGAAACGAACAAGCGCATATTGGGGTTGAAAAACTACGCCAAAATGTAGATTCGTTGGTGGTTATCAATAACAACAAATTACGTGAAGTTTATGGAAACCTTGGTTTTAAAGCAGGCTTTTCAAAAGCTGATGAAGTTTTGGCAACCGCTGCTCGTGGAATCGCTGAAGTAATTACACATCACTATACTCAAAACATTGACCTTCGCGATGCCAAAACGGTACTTGCCAATAGCGGAACTGCCATTATGGGAAGCTCCACGGCTTCTGGTGCCAACAGAGCGAAGGAAGCAATTGGAAGAGCCTTGGATTCCCCATTGCTAAACGATAACAAAATAAAAGGAGCCAAAAACGTATTGCTGCTAATCGTTTCAGGTTCTGATGAAATCACTATTGATGAAATAGGCGAAATCAGCGATCACATTCAAAATGAAGCTGGTCACAGCGCAAACATCATTATGGGTGTAGGTGAAGAAGAAAGTTTAGAAGGTTCTATTTCCATCACAGTAATTGCAACAGGTTTTAACTTTGAACAACAAAATGAAATAGTAAATACCGAAACAAAAAAGATAATCCACACGCTGGAAGATGAGCAAAAATCGGAACACAACCTAACGCCAAAATCAACAGGCACTTCCGTAAATCTTCCGCAAAAATCAATGCCAAGTCAGACACAGACAGAAGCCCCTGTGGTAAAACACACACTTTTTGATAATGAGGAAATTGAAGAAAAATTACCGTTTGAAGGATATATCAAAACTTCAGAATTGTTAAAAAACTTAGGTGTTTCTTTTGAAGAATTTGAAATTGAGGATATTGAAACCTATAATCAAGTTGAAGTAAATAAAATAAACGTTAACGAGTTTGTTATCATTGAAACGCCTAAAAAGCAAGATGAGGAAAAGAAAACAAGTATTGAAACTGCTTCCGAAGAAATGGAGGATCAGATACTAATGTTCGATATGCCTATAAATGTTTCACCTAAAAGAACGCTAGAGCAGGACAAGAAAGATGAAAGAGTCTATCTTGATTTAGAGGAAATAGAAGTTAAAGATCACGTGGAGATTATTCCTATAACAGAGGTTACAGGTGGAGGAATAAAGCGTTATAGTTTGGACGATTATCAAGAAGTTGAAGATCGTTTAAACAGTGCAAAACCTTCAAAAGCTGTAAACATGGATGATGAAGACGAAGAAATAATATTTGAGAAACGAACCGTTTCTGAACCAGATTCAAAAGAAGAAGACTCAAAAGATGAAGATCCGCTAAATTCCCCAATTGCTAAAATATTGAGCGATCGCACTGAGGAACGCAAACGGAAGATGAAGGAGTTCAATTATAAATTCAAAAACAGTCCGTCCCGCATAGACGAAATTGAAAAGCAGCCAGCTTACAAGCGTATGGGTATTGATTTGAACGAAACCAAAAACGAACCAAACATTTCAAGAACCTCTATAAATACGGAGGACGATGAGATTGAATTGCGCAAAAACAATTCATTTCTACACGATAATGTGGACTAA
- a CDS encoding YjjG family noncanonical pyrimidine nucleotidase — protein MQNNEITDIFFDLDHTLWDFDKNSGLAFQRVFEKYSITLPLTDFLREYEPINLVYWKKYREERVSKEELRRGRLTETFDVFKLKYPIETIDALAVCYIEELPVDNHLFENTFEILEYLSKKYALHIITNGFEEVQHLKLNNSGIKKYFSTITTSEEVGLKKPHPSVFQTAMKKASATPQKSIMIGDSFEADIVGAKNAGMHTLFFNYRKEEVAPSNFSINELSEIKNYL, from the coding sequence ATGCAGAATAATGAAATCACTGATATTTTTTTCGACCTAGATCATACGCTTTGGGATTTTGACAAAAATTCTGGTTTGGCATTTCAAAGGGTTTTTGAGAAATATAGTATAACATTACCACTAACCGATTTTTTAAGAGAATACGAGCCAATAAATTTAGTTTATTGGAAGAAATATAGAGAAGAACGCGTTTCTAAAGAAGAGCTTCGCAGAGGCAGACTGACCGAAACTTTTGATGTTTTCAAACTTAAATATCCCATTGAAACCATTGACGCACTTGCTGTTTGCTATATTGAAGAACTTCCCGTGGATAACCATCTTTTTGAGAATACTTTTGAAATTCTGGAATACCTTTCTAAAAAATATGCGCTTCATATAATAACCAATGGTTTTGAGGAAGTGCAACATCTAAAATTGAATAATAGCGGTATTAAAAAATATTTCAGCACAATAACTACCTCTGAAGAAGTTGGGCTTAAAAAACCACATCCTTCGGTTTTCCAGACCGCTATGAAGAAGGCTTCCGCAACGCCTCAAAAAAGCATAATGATTGGCGATAGTTTTGAAGCAGACATCGTTGGGGCAAAAAACGCAGGTATGCACACCTTGTTTTTTAATTATAGAAAGGAAGAAGTAGCACCATCTAATTTTTCGATAAACGAACTTTCTGAGATTAAAAATTACTTGTAG
- a CDS encoding cell division protein FtsQ/DivIB, with amino-acid sequence MKRSLAILKFIVLFGLIAFLFSFTKKRNDARKISKLDVEFVDENSPFITYNSVNKLLIQNYGKVADIGKETLVLKNMEQRLRENPMVRDAQVYVSIDGALGAKIEQRKPIGRVSATPDYYLDADGKKMPLSDVYSARVPIITGTSKNNFDEVTDLLLKINDDEFMKSSVVGLNRKADGDIEMELRKVNFKVLFGKPLDIEKKFQNFKAFYKKTKQDSTLYGYNLVNLKFESQVIATKK; translated from the coding sequence ATGAAGCGTAGTCTGGCAATTTTAAAATTTATAGTTCTTTTTGGGTTGATTGCGTTCCTTTTCAGCTTTACCAAAAAGCGCAATGACGCCAGAAAAATTAGCAAATTAGACGTTGAATTTGTAGATGAAAACAGCCCTTTTATCACCTACAATTCAGTTAATAAATTGTTGATACAAAATTATGGTAAGGTTGCGGACATAGGCAAAGAAACTTTAGTTTTGAAGAACATGGAGCAAAGACTGCGTGAAAACCCTATGGTTCGTGACGCTCAGGTGTATGTGTCCATAGATGGGGCGTTGGGTGCGAAAATTGAACAGCGCAAACCAATAGGAAGAGTGTCTGCTACGCCAGATTACTACCTGGACGCAGACGGAAAAAAGATGCCACTGTCTGATGTGTACTCCGCAAGAGTGCCCATAATTACGGGAACTTCAAAAAATAATTTTGATGAAGTTACGGACTTATTACTGAAAATAAATGATGATGAATTCATGAAGAGTAGCGTAGTAGGCTTAAACCGAAAGGCAGATGGAGATATTGAAATGGAACTTAGAAAAGTGAATTTTAAAGTGCTTTTTGGAAAGCCGTTAGACATTGAAAAAAAGTTTCAAAACTTTAAAGCATTTTATAAAAAAACAAAACAGGACAGTACGCTGTACGGTTACAATTTGGTGAATCTGAAATTTGAAAGTCAGGTAATTGCCACAAAAAAGTAA
- the murC gene encoding UDP-N-acetylmuramate--L-alanine ligase produces the protein MNNLNNIQTYYFVGIGGIGMSALARYFKMQGKAVFGYDKTSTDLTEELVAEGIPVTFTDEISEIQKEVRSKENVLVVYTPAVPKGNKILNHFFSEDFHVVKRAELLGEVSKNTLCLAVAGTHGKTTTSAILGHLLAECNMPVTAFLGGIAENYNSNFIYKGSEITVVEADEFDRSFLQLRPDIACVTSMDADHLDIYGDVAEIENAFRTFAQLVKKEENIFIKRDLPLDGKTVAIEETADYEAQNVKIQDSAYVFDLKTPSLILENLTFNLPGRHNLTNAIMALGMAITAGSPIDCLPKALASFKGVKRRFSYKIKTENMVLIDDYAHHPTEIDALFQAVDEMYPNDHKQIVFQPHLFSRTRDFAEGFAKSLSQFDEVILLDIYPAREEPIEGITSEWLLSQVEALHKRVVFKSALPEVLLKSKCRVKLLVGAGDIGAEVNKITQKLKDEA, from the coding sequence ATGAATAACCTAAATAACATACAAACTTACTATTTCGTCGGCATCGGCGGCATTGGGATGAGTGCGCTTGCACGGTATTTCAAAATGCAAGGGAAAGCTGTTTTTGGGTACGACAAAACTTCAACAGATTTAACCGAGGAACTGGTTGCTGAAGGAATCCCCGTGACTTTTACAGATGAAATTTCTGAAATTCAAAAGGAAGTGCGTTCCAAAGAAAACGTTTTAGTGGTTTACACGCCAGCTGTTCCGAAGGGCAACAAAATATTAAATCATTTCTTTTCCGAAGATTTTCACGTCGTAAAACGAGCCGAACTTCTAGGCGAAGTTTCAAAAAACACACTTTGTCTTGCCGTGGCTGGAACGCACGGAAAAACCACAACTTCAGCGATTTTAGGACATTTATTAGCAGAATGCAATATGCCTGTAACCGCGTTTTTAGGTGGAATTGCAGAGAATTACAATTCAAATTTTATTTACAAAGGCAGCGAGATAACTGTTGTTGAAGCAGATGAATTTGACCGTTCTTTTCTTCAACTTCGTCCAGACATTGCTTGTGTAACCTCAATGGATGCAGACCATTTGGACATTTATGGAGATGTTGCCGAAATAGAAAACGCGTTTAGAACCTTTGCGCAATTAGTCAAAAAAGAAGAAAATATATTCATCAAAAGGGATCTTCCTTTAGACGGAAAGACTGTTGCGATTGAAGAAACTGCCGATTATGAAGCACAAAACGTAAAAATTCAAGACAGTGCTTATGTTTTCGATTTAAAAACTCCAAGCCTAATTTTGGAGAACCTAACTTTTAATCTTCCAGGAAGACACAACCTTACAAATGCTATCATGGCTTTGGGCATGGCAATTACCGCAGGATCCCCAATAGATTGCTTGCCTAAAGCATTAGCATCTTTTAAGGGTGTGAAACGTCGCTTTTCATATAAAATTAAAACTGAAAACATGGTTTTAATAGATGATTACGCACATCATCCCACAGAAATTGACGCCCTTTTTCAAGCCGTTGATGAAATGTACCCAAACGATCATAAACAGATTGTTTTTCAGCCGCACCTTTTCAGTAGAACTAGAGATTTTGCTGAAGGTTTTGCAAAAAGCCTTTCGCAATTTGATGAAGTTATTTTGCTAGATATTTATCCAGCACGCGAAGAACCCATTGAAGGAATTACTTCAGAATGGCTTTTAAGTCAAGTAGAAGCCCTTCACAAAAGAGTGGTATTCAAATCTGCATTACCAGAAGTTTTGTTGAAGTCCAAATGTAGAGTAAAACTGTTGGTAGGCGCCGGAGACATTGGTGCCGAAGTAAATAAAATCACTCAAAAACTAAAAGATGAAGCGTAG